One window from the genome of Paracoccus zhejiangensis encodes:
- a CDS encoding malate--CoA ligase subunit beta: MDIHEYQAKEILAGFGVAVPPGALAYSPEQAAYRARELGGDRWIVKAQVHAGGRGKAGGVKLCNNDQEIVDACEGMFGQRLVTHQTGPEGKGIYRVYVEGAVPFEREIYLGFVLDRSSQRVMIVASSEGGMEIEEISAEKPDSIVRSSVEPAVGLREFQAREIAFALKIPPALTQQMVRTLMGCYRAFRDLDATMVEVNPLVITSDNRILALDAKMTFDGNALFRHQQISELRDKSQEDPRESRAADRGLNYIGLTGNIGCIVNGAGLAMATMDTIKLAGGEPANFLDIGGGATPERVAKAFRLVMSDKNVEAVLVNIFAGINRCDWVAEGVVQALTANPVDVPVVVRLAGTNVEAGLKILNESGLPIIAATSLMDAAEKAVAAWRGENGGDKVHYIKAGAN; encoded by the coding sequence ATGGACATTCACGAATATCAGGCCAAGGAAATTCTGGCGGGCTTCGGCGTTGCCGTGCCGCCGGGGGCGCTGGCCTACAGCCCCGAGCAGGCCGCCTACCGCGCCCGCGAACTGGGCGGCGATCGCTGGATCGTCAAGGCACAGGTCCATGCCGGCGGCCGTGGCAAGGCCGGGGGCGTCAAGCTGTGCAACAATGATCAGGAGATCGTCGATGCCTGCGAGGGCATGTTCGGCCAGCGTCTGGTGACGCATCAGACCGGCCCCGAGGGCAAGGGCATCTACCGTGTCTATGTCGAGGGCGCCGTGCCATTCGAGCGCGAGATCTACCTGGGCTTCGTGCTGGATCGCTCGTCGCAGCGGGTGATGATCGTCGCCTCGTCGGAAGGCGGCATGGAGATCGAAGAGATCTCGGCCGAGAAGCCCGACAGCATCGTGCGTTCCTCGGTTGAGCCGGCGGTGGGCCTGCGCGAGTTTCAGGCCCGCGAGATCGCCTTTGCCCTGAAGATCCCGCCGGCGCTGACCCAGCAGATGGTGCGGACGCTGATGGGCTGCTATCGCGCCTTCCGCGATCTCGACGCCACCATGGTCGAGGTGAACCCGCTGGTCATCACCAGCGACAACCGCATCCTCGCGCTGGATGCCAAGATGACCTTCGACGGCAATGCGCTGTTCCGCCACCAGCAGATCAGCGAGCTGCGCGACAAGAGCCAGGAAGACCCGCGCGAAAGCCGCGCGGCGGATCGCGGCCTGAACTATATCGGGCTGACCGGCAATATCGGCTGCATCGTCAATGGCGCGGGTCTGGCCATGGCGACGATGGACACGATCAAGCTGGCCGGTGGCGAGCCCGCGAACTTCCTCGACATCGGCGGCGGCGCCACGCCCGAGCGGGTGGCCAAGGCCTTTCGCCTCGTCATGTCCGACAAGAATGTCGAGGCGGTGCTGGTCAATATCTTCGCCGGCATCAACCGCTGCGACTGGGTCGCCGAGGGCGTGGTGCAGGCGCTGACCGCCAATCCGGTCGATGTGCCGGTGGTGGTGCGGCTGGCCGGCACCAATGTCGAGGCCGGTCTGAAGATCCTGAATGAAAGCGGCCTGCCGATCATCGCCGCGACCTCGCTGATGGATGCCGCCGAGAAGGCGGTGGCGGCGTGGCGCGGCGAGAATGGCGGCGACAAGGTTCACTACATCAAGGCGGGAGCAAACTGA
- a CDS encoding aminotransferase class V-fold PLP-dependent enzyme: MNAITTVTSVFPPLEIPETLAAGPGPGNTDARVLQRFAQSGLADHMQADVLRGMVECKLMLREVWGTKNIYTYGVAGTGFSGLDCMLSAILPGDTVVAFTNGTFSGIDGLAIRMKASTREELKADPLNPKPASVKIVEVPHGQSVGAEVIEQALAEHKPKWAFMAHWETGSGRINDIRAFSDACEKHGALGLVDAVSSLGIEDFSIDDYPGVVGWASCPQKGVLCLPLTYAPVSFSDRYIAEVRENGCHTYAHNPILEARHWAIIDGKDVEKGAYHRTHSGYAVAAFHEALRIILQIGKVQRAKDYAFHEAALRAAVEAMGCKVTSNMTSLVVLNLPGDLAGREMELVQNCRARGFGIWPTLSEPVQVRIGILNQLSEAAITEIVNRFADAMVELGASIDRDRISDILAQHYDRAALAN; the protein is encoded by the coding sequence ATGAACGCCATCACCACCGTCACCTCCGTTTTCCCGCCGCTGGAGATCCCCGAGACGCTGGCCGCCGGTCCGGGGCCGGGCAATACCGATGCCCGCGTGCTGCAACGCTTTGCCCAGTCCGGCCTTGCCGATCACATGCAGGCCGACGTGCTGCGCGGCATGGTCGAGTGCAAGCTGATGCTGCGCGAGGTCTGGGGCACCAAGAACATCTACACCTATGGCGTCGCCGGCACCGGCTTCTCGGGCCTCGACTGCATGCTGAGCGCGATCCTGCCCGGGGATACCGTGGTGGCCTTCACCAATGGCACCTTCTCGGGCATCGACGGTCTGGCGATCCGCATGAAGGCCTCGACCCGCGAAGAGCTGAAGGCCGATCCGCTGAACCCGAAACCCGCCTCGGTCAAGATCGTCGAGGTGCCGCATGGGCAATCCGTGGGTGCCGAGGTGATCGAACAGGCGCTGGCCGAGCACAAGCCGAAATGGGCCTTCATGGCGCATTGGGAAACCGGCTCGGGCCGCATCAATGACATTCGCGCCTTCTCGGATGCCTGCGAAAAGCACGGGGCGCTGGGGCTGGTCGATGCGGTCTCTTCGCTCGGCATCGAGGATTTCTCGATCGACGATTATCCCGGCGTGGTCGGTTGGGCTTCCTGCCCGCAGAAGGGCGTCCTCTGCCTGCCGCTGACCTATGCGCCGGTCAGCTTCAGCGACCGCTACATCGCCGAGGTACGCGAGAACGGCTGCCACACCTATGCCCATAACCCGATCCTCGAGGCGCGGCACTGGGCGATCATCGATGGCAAGGATGTCGAGAAGGGCGCCTATCACCGCACCCATTCCGGCTATGCCGTCGCCGCCTTCCACGAGGCTCTGCGCATCATCCTGCAGATCGGCAAGGTTCAGCGCGCCAAGGATTACGCCTTCCACGAGGCGGCGTTGCGCGCGGCGGTCGAGGCGATGGGCTGCAAGGTCACATCGAACATGACCAGCCTTGTCGTGCTGAACCTGCCGGGCGACCTGGCCGGGCGCGAGATGGAGCTGGTTCAGAACTGCCGCGCCCGCGGCTTCGGCATCTGGCCGACGCTGTCGGAGCCGGTGCAGGTCCGCATCGGCATCCTGAACCAGCTGTCGGAAGCCGCCATCACCGAGATCGTCAACCGCTTTGCCGATGCCATGGTCGAACTGGGCGCCAGCATCGACCGCGACCGGATCAGCGACATCCTGGCGCAGCACTATGACCGTGCCGCGCTGGCCAACTGA
- the sucD gene encoding succinate--CoA ligase subunit alpha gives MSIFLDKSSRVIVQGITGRLAQFHTQEMIDYGTNVVGGVVPGKGGEIINGVPVYDTVKEAVYETGANASLVIVPPPYAADSIMEAADGGIGYAVCVTDGIPAQDMIRVKRYMMRYPRENRMVLTGPNCAGTISPGKALLGIMPGHIYLEGNVGIVGRSGTLGYEAAQQLKDRGIGVSTSVGIGGDPINGSSFKDILMAFEKDDQTEVVCLIGEIGGPQEAEAADYIRDHMSKPVIAYIAGLTAPKGRTMGHAGAIISAFGESASEKVEILSAAGVTVAEHPSAIGETIARTMKQFA, from the coding sequence ATGAGCATCTTTCTGGACAAATCGAGCCGCGTGATCGTTCAGGGCATCACCGGCCGCCTCGCGCAGTTCCACACGCAGGAAATGATCGACTATGGCACCAATGTCGTCGGCGGTGTCGTGCCCGGCAAGGGCGGCGAGATCATCAACGGCGTGCCGGTATATGACACGGTGAAGGAAGCCGTCTACGAGACCGGCGCCAACGCGAGCCTCGTCATCGTGCCGCCGCCCTATGCCGCGGATTCGATCATGGAGGCCGCGGATGGCGGCATCGGCTATGCCGTCTGCGTCACCGATGGCATCCCGGCGCAGGACATGATCCGGGTCAAGCGCTACATGATGCGCTACCCGCGCGAGAACCGCATGGTGCTGACCGGCCCGAACTGCGCCGGCACCATTAGCCCGGGCAAGGCGCTGCTGGGGATCATGCCGGGGCATATCTACCTCGAGGGCAATGTCGGCATCGTCGGGCGCTCGGGCACGCTTGGCTACGAGGCCGCCCAGCAGCTGAAGGATCGCGGCATCGGCGTCTCGACCTCGGTGGGCATCGGCGGCGACCCGATCAACGGCTCGTCCTTCAAGGACATCCTGATGGCCTTCGAGAAGGACGACCAGACCGAGGTGGTCTGCCTGATCGGCGAGATCGGCGGCCCGCAGGAGGCCGAGGCGGCGGACTACATCCGCGACCACATGTCGAAGCCGGTCATCGCCTATATCGCCGGCCTGACCGCGCCCAAGGGTCGCACCATGGGCCATGCCGGCGCGATCATCTCGGCCTTTGGCGAAAGCGCCAGCGAGAAGGTCGAAATTCTCTCCGCCGCAGGCGTCACCGTGGCCGAACATCCCTCGGCCATCGGCGAGACCATCGCCCGCACCATGAAGCAATTCGCATAA
- a CDS encoding 2-hydroxyacid dehydrogenase: MAQQKVLLTRRWPEAVEARLGEVFDLTVNRADKPLDGDQLRTALADYDAVLPTVTDRFSPQVFDVPKTRAKILGNYGVGFSHIDLGAATASGITVTNTPDVLSECTADIAMTLMLMAARRAGEGERELRRGKWAGWRPTHMVGKKVSGATLGIVGFGRIGQAMARRAHFGFGMKIVVVNVPAVAPEVLAEYDARQVDTLDELLPQCDFVSLHCPGGAENHHLMNARRLGLMKPDAFLINTARGEVVDQQALAQALWFGTIGGAGLDVFEGEPIIPYELLGSDNLVMLPHLGSATRETREAMGFRVLDNLVDFFEGRDPRDRVN, encoded by the coding sequence ATGGCGCAACAGAAAGTTCTGCTGACCCGGCGCTGGCCCGAGGCGGTCGAGGCCCGGTTGGGTGAGGTCTTTGACCTCACCGTCAACCGCGCCGACAAACCGCTGGATGGCGACCAGCTGCGCACGGCGCTGGCCGATTACGACGCGGTGCTGCCCACCGTCACCGACCGTTTCTCGCCGCAGGTCTTCGACGTGCCAAAGACCCGCGCCAAGATCCTCGGCAATTACGGCGTGGGTTTCAGCCATATCGATCTGGGCGCGGCCACGGCCAGCGGTATCACCGTGACCAACACGCCCGACGTGCTGTCCGAATGCACCGCCGACATCGCCATGACGCTGATGCTGATGGCGGCGCGGCGGGCGGGCGAGGGCGAGCGCGAGCTGCGCAGGGGCAAATGGGCCGGCTGGCGGCCGACCCATATGGTCGGCAAGAAGGTCTCGGGCGCGACCCTTGGCATTGTCGGCTTCGGCCGCATCGGTCAGGCCATGGCGCGCCGCGCGCATTTCGGCTTCGGCATGAAGATCGTCGTGGTCAACGTCCCTGCCGTCGCCCCCGAGGTGCTGGCCGAATATGACGCCCGCCAGGTCGACACACTGGACGAGCTGTTGCCGCAATGCGATTTCGTCTCGCTGCATTGCCCGGGCGGGGCCGAGAACCATCACCTGATGAACGCCCGCCGGCTGGGGCTGATGAAGCCTGACGCCTTCCTGATCAACACCGCGCGGGGCGAGGTGGTGGATCAGCAGGCACTGGCACAGGCGCTGTGGTTCGGCACCATCGGCGGGGCGGGGCTCGACGTGTTCGAGGGCGAGCCGATCATCCCCTACGAGCTTCTGGGTTCGGACAACCTGGTGATGCTGCCGCATCTGGGTTCGGCCACGCGCGAGACGCGCGAGGCGATGGGCTTCCGGGTGCTGGACAATCTGGTCGATTTCTTCGAAGGGCGCGACCCCCGCGACAGGGTGAACTGA
- a CDS encoding phosphoenolpyruvate carboxylase gives MFPAQMVIQPPPVEDSDDYATRLRAGLQDLWREVLLRRAPRVAGDLDAGRAIAIPRDNGAVPYLQAFNIWFQLLRIADDNAAMRERRKAETDLGAASVPGSFAKVREELGAAGLSGGQGGLVVGPTLTAHPTEAKRVTVLEIHRRIYRTLVALETQRWTPRERAQLTDDLQSEIDLLWMTGELRLERPTLSDEIEWGIQFFRDSIFDTIPILYDRYVAAGFAPETIPAIRFHSWIGGDRDGNPNVTTKATAEAMARNRAATLEKYSAVLLDAAARISISSSIVTLPPEDRIALEALVAETTGGQGRNPGEIFRQALTVIRDRIEAMREGRSGYRDVNEFIGDLKLVEQGLESIGAEHLSHRHVRPIRWQAQSFGFRMAVLDVRQNSTVTTDVLSEIWSRDGATAPDYGSVDWSARLRAELASQSLQEIDPATLSDQGAELISLLRLMRDTRESVDREAVGPFILSMTRSTDDLLGVYLLARYAGFGAETLDLRVVPLFETIADLRAAPGILADFLDVPLARRSIRKSGGDRLEVMLGYSDSNKDGGFLCSTWELEKAQRGILRTLANYGLTPAYFHGRGGSVSRGGAPTERAIAAQPPGTVAGQMRITEQGEVVSAKYANRGSALNSLEVLASSVLLHSAGGRKAAVMPEFDDALEGLAGMSQTAYSTLLHRPGFVEYFQQASPVEELAMLKIGSRPARRFGAKSLADLRAIPWVFAWSQNRHLITGWYGFGTAIGSFRKIRGRDGDELLARMFQKSPLFQLMVDEVEKSLFQADMEIATRYASLVEDAAIRSAILDDIQSEYRRSTQAVLWLTQTDTLALRFPNMRERFDRLRAPMLDIHALQVDLLREVRSQGAPKLSVPLLQTMNCIATGLGWTG, from the coding sequence ATGTTCCCGGCGCAAATGGTCATCCAGCCCCCGCCTGTCGAGGACAGCGACGATTATGCAACCCGGCTCCGGGCCGGGCTGCAGGATCTCTGGCGCGAGGTGCTGTTGCGCCGCGCCCCCCGCGTCGCCGGCGATCTGGATGCCGGCCGCGCCATCGCCATCCCGCGTGACAATGGCGCGGTGCCCTATCTTCAGGCGTTCAACATCTGGTTCCAGCTTCTGAGGATCGCCGATGACAACGCCGCCATGCGCGAGCGGCGCAAGGCCGAGACCGATCTGGGCGCCGCCTCGGTGCCGGGCAGCTTTGCCAAGGTGCGCGAGGAACTGGGCGCGGCGGGTCTGTCAGGCGGGCAGGGCGGTCTGGTCGTCGGCCCGACTCTGACCGCGCACCCGACCGAAGCCAAGCGCGTCACCGTGCTGGAGATCCACCGCCGCATCTATCGCACGCTGGTGGCGCTGGAAACCCAGCGCTGGACCCCGCGCGAACGGGCGCAGCTGACCGATGACCTGCAAAGCGAGATCGACCTGCTGTGGATGACCGGGGAGCTGCGGCTGGAACGGCCGACCCTGTCGGATGAAATCGAATGGGGCATCCAGTTCTTCCGCGACAGCATCTTCGACACCATCCCGATCCTCTATGACCGCTATGTCGCGGCGGGTTTCGCCCCCGAGACCATCCCGGCCATCCGCTTTCACAGCTGGATCGGCGGCGACCGCGACGGCAATCCGAATGTCACCACCAAGGCCACCGCCGAGGCGATGGCCCGCAACCGCGCCGCGACGCTGGAGAAATATTCCGCCGTGCTGCTCGATGCGGCGGCGCGGATCAGCATCAGTTCCTCCATCGTCACCCTTCCGCCCGAGGATCGCATCGCGCTGGAGGCGCTGGTGGCCGAGACCACCGGCGGGCAGGGCCGCAATCCCGGCGAGATTTTCCGGCAGGCGCTGACCGTGATCCGCGACCGCATCGAGGCGATGCGCGAGGGGCGCAGCGGTTATCGTGACGTGAACGAGTTCATCGGCGATCTGAAGCTGGTGGAACAGGGGCTCGAGTCCATCGGTGCCGAACACCTGTCGCACCGCCATGTCCGCCCGATCCGCTGGCAGGCGCAAAGCTTCGGCTTCCGCATGGCGGTTCTGGACGTGCGGCAGAACTCGACCGTGACGACCGATGTGCTGTCGGAAATCTGGTCCCGCGACGGCGCGACCGCGCCCGACTATGGCAGCGTCGACTGGTCCGCCCGGCTGCGCGCCGAATTGGCGAGTCAGAGCTTGCAGGAGATCGATCCCGCCACGCTCAGTGACCAAGGGGCCGAGCTTATCTCGCTTCTGCGGCTGATGCGCGACACCCGCGAAAGCGTGGACCGCGAGGCGGTGGGTCCGTTCATCCTGTCGATGACCCGCTCGACCGACGACCTGCTGGGCGTCTATCTGCTGGCCCGCTATGCTGGTTTTGGCGCCGAGACGCTGGACCTGCGCGTGGTGCCGCTGTTCGAGACCATCGCCGACCTGCGCGCCGCGCCGGGCATCCTTGCCGATTTCCTCGACGTGCCGCTGGCGCGCCGCAGCATCCGCAAATCCGGCGGCGACCGGCTCGAGGTGATGCTGGGCTATTCCGACAGCAACAAGGATGGCGGTTTCCTCTGCTCGACATGGGAGCTGGAAAAGGCGCAGCGTGGCATTCTGCGGACCTTGGCGAATTACGGGCTGACGCCCGCCTATTTCCACGGTCGCGGCGGCTCGGTCAGCCGGGGCGGTGCGCCGACCGAACGCGCCATTGCCGCGCAACCGCCGGGCACGGTGGCCGGGCAGATGCGGATCACCGAACAGGGCGAGGTGGTCTCGGCCAAATACGCCAATCGCGGCTCGGCGCTGAACAGCCTCGAGGTGCTAGCCTCCTCGGTCCTGCTGCACAGCGCCGGCGGCCGCAAGGCGGCGGTGATGCCCGAGTTTGACGATGCGCTGGAAGGTCTGGCCGGCATGTCGCAGACCGCCTATTCCACGCTGCTGCACCGTCCGGGCTTCGTCGAGTATTTCCAGCAGGCGAGCCCCGTCGAGGAACTGGCGATGCTGAAGATCGGCTCGCGCCCGGCGCGGCGGTTCGGGGCGAAATCGCTGGCTGATCTCAGGGCGATCCCCTGGGTCTTCGCCTGGTCGCAGAACCGCCACCTGATCACCGGCTGGTACGGTTTCGGCACCGCCATCGGCAGCTTCCGCAAGATCCGTGGCCGGGATGGCGACGAACTTCTGGCGCGCATGTTCCAGAAATCGCCGCTGTTCCAGCTGATGGTCGACGAGGTCGAGAAATCGCTGTTCCAGGCCGATATGGAGATCGCCACCCGCTATGCCTCGCTGGTCGAGGATGCGGCGATCCGCAGCGCCATCCTGGACGACATCCAGTCCGAATACCGGCGCAGCACACAGGCGGTGCTGTGGCTGACGCAGACCGACACGCTGGCCCTGCGTTTCCCCAACATGCGCGAGCGTTTCGACCGGCTGCGCGCGCCGATGCTCGATATCCACGCGCTGCAAGTCGATCTACTGCGCGAGGTCCGCAGCCAGGGCGCGCCAAAACTGTCCGTCCCATTGCTGCAGACCATGAACTGCATTGCCACCGGCCTCGGCTGGACCGGCTGA
- the glyA gene encoding serine hydroxymethyltransferase, with protein sequence MNITTIETASTSDRLARRDPEIYRAIRLELGRQRDEIELIASENIVSEEVLEAQGSVLTNKYAEGYPGRRYYGGCEYVDIVEDLAIARAKQMFGCEFANVQPNSGSQANQGVFTALLKPGDTFMGMNLASGGHLTHGAAPNQSGKWFNPVQYGVREADCRIDYAQVADLAEEHRPRLIIAGGSAIPRIIDFEKFREIADSVGAYLMVDMAHFAGLVAGGQHPSPFPHADVVTTTTHKTLRGPRGGMILTNSEEIAKKVNSAIFPGIQGGPLMHVIAAKAVAFGEALQPEFKAYAAQVVKNAQALADGLLRGGLDIVTGGTDTHVMLVDLRPKGVKGNATEKALGRANITCNKNGIPFDTEKPTITSGVRLGTPAGTTRGFTEAEFRQIAAWIIEVVDGLAANGEEGNAAVEAKVKAEVTALCARFPLYPDL encoded by the coding sequence ATGAACATCACCACCATCGAGACCGCCTCGACCAGCGACCGGCTGGCCCGTCGCGACCCCGAGATCTACCGCGCAATCCGGCTGGAACTGGGCCGCCAGCGCGACGAGATCGAGCTGATCGCCTCGGAAAACATCGTCTCGGAAGAGGTGCTCGAGGCACAGGGCTCGGTGCTGACGAACAAATATGCCGAGGGCTATCCCGGGCGGCGTTATTACGGCGGCTGCGAGTACGTCGATATCGTCGAGGATCTGGCGATCGCCCGCGCCAAACAGATGTTCGGCTGCGAATTTGCCAACGTCCAGCCGAACTCGGGCAGCCAGGCCAACCAGGGCGTGTTCACCGCGCTTCTGAAACCGGGCGATACCTTCATGGGCATGAACCTCGCCTCGGGCGGGCACCTGACACATGGCGCGGCACCGAACCAGTCGGGCAAATGGTTCAACCCGGTGCAATACGGCGTGCGCGAGGCCGATTGCCGCATCGACTACGCGCAGGTGGCGGACCTCGCCGAGGAGCATCGCCCCCGGCTGATCATCGCCGGCGGTTCGGCCATTCCCCGGATCATCGATTTCGAGAAGTTCCGCGAGATCGCCGATAGCGTGGGCGCCTACCTCATGGTCGACATGGCGCATTTCGCCGGGCTCGTCGCCGGCGGCCAGCACCCTTCGCCCTTCCCCCATGCCGATGTGGTGACCACGACTACGCACAAGACCCTGCGCGGCCCGCGCGGCGGCATGATCCTGACGAATTCCGAGGAGATCGCCAAGAAGGTCAATTCGGCCATCTTCCCGGGCATCCAGGGCGGTCCGCTGATGCATGTCATCGCTGCCAAGGCCGTGGCCTTCGGCGAGGCGCTGCAGCCCGAGTTCAAGGCTTATGCCGCGCAGGTGGTGAAGAACGCGCAGGCCTTGGCCGATGGGTTGTTGCGCGGCGGGCTCGACATCGTCACCGGCGGCACCGATACCCATGTCATGCTGGTCGACCTGCGCCCCAAGGGGGTCAAGGGCAATGCCACCGAGAAGGCGCTTGGCCGGGCGAACATCACCTGCAACAAGAACGGCATCCCCTTCGACACCGAAAAGCCGACCATCACCTCGGGCGTGCGCCTCGGCACCCCCGCCGGCACCACGCGCGGCTTCACCGAGGCCGAGTTCCGCCAGATCGCGGCCTGGATCATCGAGGTGGTCGATGGCCTTGCCGCCAACGGCGAAGAGGGCAATGCCGCCGTCGAGGCGAAGGTGAAGGCCGAGGTCACGGCGCTCTGCGCCCGCTTCCCGCTTTACCCCGACCTGTGA